One Chitinivibrio alkaliphilus ACht1 DNA segment encodes these proteins:
- the rpsI gene encoding 30S ribosomal protein S9 — translation MNNTVYATGRRKSAVARVFLSPGTGKRTINGIDAAQYLTTESLVQKMETPLALLENSSKYDVRATTKGGGIGGQAEAIQLGIARCLAEESPENRAALKAEGLLTRDARVKERKKYGQAGARKQFQFSKR, via the coding sequence TTGAATAACACGGTATACGCTACAGGTCGGAGAAAGTCTGCGGTTGCCCGCGTGTTTCTCTCCCCCGGAACCGGCAAACGGACAATCAATGGTATTGATGCCGCACAGTATCTCACCACAGAAAGTCTCGTACAGAAAATGGAAACCCCCTTGGCACTGCTTGAGAACAGCAGCAAATATGATGTACGAGCTACAACAAAGGGTGGTGGTATCGGCGGTCAAGCCGAAGCGATCCAACTGGGAATTGCCCGTTGTCTTGCAGAAGAGTCTCCCGAAAATAGAGCTGCCTTAAAAGCTGAAGGCCTTTTGACCCGTGATGCTCGCGTAAAAGAGCGGAAGAAATATGGTCAAGCCGGTGCACGAAAGCAGTTTCAATTTTCAAAACGATAA
- the rpsB gene encoding 30S ribosomal protein S2 yields the protein MSSLTLKELLEAGTHFGHQTQRWNPKMKKFILCPKNGIHIIDLNKTITGLDVFLEKAKEVTAQGGKVLFVGTKKQIRSYLAEAAENCGMPYVTNRWLGGMLTNFKTIKKSIDKIADIEKMEADGTFEKLTKKESILLEKEKEKMLANLGGIREMTKPADMLFVIDTNKEDIAIAEARRLRIPVAGIVDTNSDPDPIDYPIPGNDDAIKSVKVIVDKISSEIKKSTEAIRIKQQKEGKEPAKPAASPSADATPKRRVVKKKPVESDA from the coding sequence ATGTCTTCATTGACTTTAAAAGAACTGCTTGAAGCAGGAACTCATTTTGGCCACCAGACACAGCGGTGGAACCCCAAAATGAAGAAGTTTATTCTATGCCCCAAAAACGGCATTCATATTATCGACCTCAACAAGACAATAACAGGTCTTGACGTGTTTCTTGAGAAAGCGAAAGAAGTAACCGCACAAGGCGGTAAAGTGCTTTTTGTTGGTACAAAGAAACAAATTCGCTCCTATTTAGCAGAAGCAGCAGAAAATTGCGGTATGCCCTATGTTACCAATCGCTGGCTCGGTGGAATGCTGACAAATTTCAAGACGATTAAAAAGAGTATCGATAAAATTGCTGATATTGAGAAAATGGAAGCAGACGGAACGTTTGAAAAATTAACGAAGAAAGAAAGCATTCTCCTTGAAAAAGAAAAAGAAAAGATGCTTGCAAATCTCGGTGGTATCCGTGAAATGACGAAACCAGCCGATATGCTCTTTGTAATTGATACAAACAAAGAAGATATTGCCATTGCGGAAGCACGACGCCTGCGTATCCCTGTGGCAGGTATCGTCGATACAAATAGTGACCCTGATCCTATCGACTATCCAATTCCCGGAAATGACGATGCTATTAAATCTGTAAAAGTAATCGTAGATAAAATTTCCTCTGAAATTAAAAAATCAACGGAAGCTATTAGAATTAAGCAGCAAAAAGAAGGGAAAGAGCCTGCAAAACCTGCAGCATCTCCCTCGGCTGACGCGACTCCAAAGCGGCGGGTCGTAAAAAAGAAACCCGTTGAATCTGACGCATAA
- the tsf gene encoding translation elongation factor Ts, with amino-acid sequence MATITAAMVKELREKTGVGMMACKKALTEAEGNIDLAVDNLRKLGQAKAEKRADRSATEGSVSAVTDESCGIIFQLNCETDFVTNNKDFSGFIDTLQDLFIAQKPASLEDALNLKMESGTLKDSITDMVAKIGEKIDLGSYARMVAEEGEKIYSYVHNNGKVGALVKLKGAADVLESAETEKFGKGVCMHIAASAPLAVSRDDIPSEVAEKEKEIFREQIINEGKPEAIADKIVMGKMNKFFKERALLEQEYILADKQSVEAAAKEAGNLEITNFVLVELGAQA; translated from the coding sequence ATGGCAACTATAACAGCAGCAATGGTTAAGGAGCTCCGGGAAAAAACCGGTGTTGGCATGATGGCGTGTAAAAAAGCTCTCACGGAAGCTGAAGGAAACATTGATCTTGCCGTGGATAACCTTCGTAAGCTCGGTCAAGCAAAAGCGGAAAAACGCGCTGATCGTTCGGCCACTGAAGGAAGCGTTTCAGCGGTAACAGATGAGTCGTGCGGTATCATCTTTCAGCTTAACTGCGAAACCGATTTTGTAACAAATAATAAGGATTTCTCTGGATTTATTGATACACTTCAAGATCTGTTCATTGCGCAAAAGCCAGCGTCTCTTGAAGATGCTCTTAACCTGAAGATGGAATCAGGAACCCTTAAAGATTCCATTACTGATATGGTCGCAAAAATTGGCGAAAAAATTGATCTCGGTAGCTATGCACGAATGGTTGCAGAAGAGGGCGAAAAAATCTACTCCTATGTGCATAACAATGGAAAAGTTGGTGCCTTGGTAAAACTTAAAGGTGCTGCTGATGTCCTTGAAAGCGCAGAGACCGAAAAGTTTGGTAAAGGCGTATGTATGCACATTGCAGCCTCTGCACCCCTTGCTGTAAGTCGCGATGATATCCCCTCTGAAGTTGCTGAGAAAGAGAAGGAAATCTTCCGTGAGCAAATTATTAATGAAGGAAAACCTGAGGCAATTGCTGATAAAATTGTTATGGGTAAAATGAACAAGTTTTTTAAAGAGCGTGCTCTCCTTGAGCAGGAGTATATTCTAGCAGATAAACAGTCTGTTGAAGC
- a CDS encoding 23S rRNA (pseudouridine(1915)-N(3))-methyltransferase RlmH — translation MQRYIRMISRWHRLEMQMLRPATAKSPQECMRIEAELLRAAQPASGVVVALGEEGRLFSTHELAQWFLRQQSMREMVFLMGSAHGMAASVKRESSLLLSLSPLTLPYGLCRLVLVEQIYRIATVAEKHPYHK, via the coding sequence ATTCAGCGATATATTCGAATGATTTCCCGGTGGCATCGTCTGGAAATGCAGATGCTTCGTCCTGCCACGGCGAAAAGCCCTCAGGAGTGCATGCGTATTGAAGCTGAGTTACTTCGTGCAGCACAACCAGCCTCCGGTGTGGTTGTTGCTCTTGGAGAAGAGGGGCGGCTCTTTTCAACACATGAGCTGGCTCAATGGTTTCTGCGGCAGCAATCAATGCGTGAGATGGTTTTTCTTATGGGAAGCGCTCATGGGATGGCCGCGTCTGTAAAAAGAGAGAGTTCTCTCCTCTTAAGCCTTTCCCCCCTCACCCTTCCGTATGGCTTATGTCGTCTTGTTCTTGTCGAACAAATCTATCGTATTGCCACAGTTGCTGAGAAACATCCCTATCATAAATAG
- a CDS encoding SH3 domain-containing protein, producing the protein MMHKQTVALILFILSVTVSADFIQVQSGSRGVALGVVDLSTGYEFELQGHDSGVVLSLTSTFDTSVVGMARSFPEELPLDSMGYDIQPDRMRLFLYSSALSPDAFDIRERDSQIVLRIDTQASPEFTTLLPNAESREYSIDSITVISRDKLEILRLHGAGLEAPRIRREVGIVTLSIPGIVQGDAIDFSDVSLLGVDSVVLSNGGTVAVHHIERNYSLLTSGIDGDDYILYFHNANEQDTPFVGYFSETSRKTAPLKSDISSSGSTDKYGSAEDSESETMYIVGSTVNFREDPEVRSDNIVGILDFGTAVAATDQRDDWVKITHRDNSGWAHGDFLKTEQELSSDEKREILNSQTFRVDRTAASDEVQVLYMVRDNVNFRTSPSTQESENIIGQYPLGTRVVFLDASNGWVQGRLEDGRVGWVYESLVQDSTRISSDTWDAIHNHQRVHAVHEAQEEEDTAKVSTDTELTQTDEEATEDIRDEEDDFGSRKRYTYTRYGRDPFIPLPEKRKQDSLALPRVDNMTLVGVIYGGDRNTNFALFEEKIGSDVTTFSLKHNDPIENGRVLRVKEKSVVFLMEDAGFSYVVEKELRK; encoded by the coding sequence ATGATGCATAAACAAACCGTAGCACTAATACTGTTTATACTGAGCGTAACTGTTTCTGCAGACTTCATTCAAGTTCAGTCTGGTTCTCGTGGAGTTGCTCTCGGAGTTGTTGATCTTTCGACAGGATATGAGTTTGAGCTGCAGGGTCATGATTCTGGGGTGGTTCTTTCTCTCACAAGTACCTTTGATACCAGTGTGGTAGGTATGGCTCGTTCTTTTCCAGAGGAGTTACCCCTTGACTCAATGGGGTACGACATTCAACCGGACCGTATGCGTCTGTTTTTATATTCATCCGCGCTTTCCCCCGATGCATTTGATATTCGTGAGCGAGATTCCCAGATAGTTCTTCGGATAGATACACAAGCTTCTCCGGAATTTACCACTCTGCTCCCCAATGCAGAAAGTAGAGAGTATTCCATTGATTCAATTACTGTTATTTCGCGTGATAAGCTTGAAATACTGCGTTTGCATGGAGCAGGTCTGGAAGCGCCCCGTATTCGCCGTGAGGTAGGGATAGTCACCCTTTCTATTCCAGGCATAGTACAAGGGGACGCTATCGATTTTAGCGATGTTTCTTTATTAGGAGTAGATTCCGTAGTGTTGTCCAACGGTGGGACTGTGGCCGTGCATCACATAGAACGAAATTACTCTCTTTTGACATCTGGCATTGATGGTGATGATTATATTTTATACTTCCATAATGCCAATGAACAGGATACCCCTTTTGTAGGATATTTTTCAGAAACCAGTAGGAAAACCGCACCTCTCAAGAGCGATATATCTTCCTCTGGAAGTACTGATAAGTATGGTTCTGCTGAAGACAGTGAGTCGGAAACCATGTACATTGTTGGATCTACAGTTAATTTTCGCGAAGATCCCGAGGTACGGTCAGATAATATTGTTGGCATTCTTGATTTTGGAACGGCCGTAGCTGCAACTGATCAGCGTGACGATTGGGTGAAGATTACGCATCGTGACAATAGCGGTTGGGCGCACGGGGATTTTCTCAAAACAGAACAGGAGCTCTCTTCTGACGAAAAACGAGAAATCTTGAATAGTCAGACCTTTCGCGTAGATCGTACTGCTGCCTCTGATGAAGTACAGGTTCTATACATGGTTCGAGATAATGTTAATTTTCGTACCTCTCCATCAACGCAGGAGTCAGAAAATATTATTGGGCAGTACCCCCTTGGTACGAGGGTCGTATTTTTAGATGCATCAAATGGATGGGTGCAGGGACGTCTTGAAGACGGCCGGGTAGGATGGGTCTATGAATCTCTTGTGCAGGATAGTACTCGCATTAGTTCTGATACATGGGATGCAATTCATAACCATCAACGAGTTCATGCGGTGCATGAAGCCCAAGAAGAGGAAGATACTGCAAAAGTATCCACCGATACAGAGTTAACTCAGACAGATGAAGAGGCTACAGAAGACATACGTGACGAAGAAGATGATTTTGGTTCACGGAAACGATACACTTATACGCGGTATGGACGGGACCCTTTTATCCCTCTTCCTGAGAAACGCAAACAGGATAGTTTAGCCTTGCCACGAGTTGATAATATGACCCTTGTTGGTGTTATTTACGGAGGTGACCGGAACACGAATTTTGCCCTCTTTGAAGAGAAAATTGGGAGTGATGTGACAACATTCTCCTTGAAACATAACGATCCCATTGAGAATGGTCGTGTTTTACGGGTAAAAGAAAAAAGTGTTGTCTTCTTAATGGAAGATGCGGGATTTTCCTATGTTGTTGAAAAAGAATTGCGTAAATAA
- the rplM gene encoding 50S ribosomal protein L13, with the protein MKTKVFNHKTIERKWYVVDATDMVLGRMASKVAQLLIGKSKPAYSPNQDHGDHVIVINADKITLTGRKADSKYYFRHSTYPGGEKIRTFREQMELDSTKVIRDAVHGMVPKTALGRSIEKKLHVYAGSEHNQAAQKPEPITL; encoded by the coding sequence ATGAAAACAAAGGTTTTCAACCACAAGACCATCGAGCGAAAATGGTATGTTGTGGACGCTACAGATATGGTATTAGGAAGAATGGCGTCTAAGGTTGCGCAACTGCTTATCGGCAAAAGCAAACCTGCCTACTCTCCAAACCAAGATCATGGCGACCATGTCATTGTCATTAACGCCGACAAAATTACTCTAACAGGACGAAAGGCGGATTCAAAGTATTATTTCCGTCATTCCACCTACCCTGGCGGAGAAAAGATCAGAACCTTCCGGGAACAAATGGAACTTGACTCTACCAAGGTTATTCGTGATGCCGTTCATGGCATGGTACCGAAAACAGCCCTGGGACGTAGTATAGAAAAGAAGCTCCATGTGTATGCTGGAAGCGAGCACAATCAGGCTGCACAAAAGCCAGAACCTATCACTCTTTAA
- a CDS encoding type 4a pilus biogenesis protein PilO — protein MDLRNIDLNDPVVKRVVLIIFAGIGGAFLLSWFAIKPLYGEIESLESEYAGKRDRLTEIRQVTTNLASLEESVRDIERRRDSLQNMFFESANVPDLIGTLAKMAVEEGFLTSSFKPLPNQTISHEYYSGMVYEVVLRGGYHEIGRFIEKILGMDLIINISDLNLRTEPSLVSKLNNRDYMDSRQKNRSIESVLAEFKLVTYSINR, from the coding sequence ATGGATTTGCGGAATATTGATTTAAATGATCCGGTTGTAAAAAGGGTTGTCCTTATTATTTTTGCTGGGATTGGCGGGGCTTTTTTGCTCTCATGGTTTGCAATAAAACCTCTCTACGGTGAGATTGAATCTCTTGAAAGTGAGTATGCTGGTAAGCGTGACCGCTTAACCGAGATTCGCCAAGTTACAACTAATTTAGCGAGCTTGGAAGAGAGTGTTCGTGATATTGAACGGCGGCGAGATTCATTACAGAATATGTTTTTTGAGAGTGCCAATGTCCCCGACCTCATAGGGACTTTAGCTAAAATGGCTGTTGAAGAAGGGTTTCTGACATCAAGTTTTAAGCCTTTGCCAAATCAGACTATATCACATGAGTATTATTCAGGGATGGTGTATGAGGTTGTTCTTCGCGGAGGATATCATGAAATAGGTCGATTTATCGAGAAAATCCTGGGTATGGATCTTATCATAAATATTTCAGACTTGAACTTGCGTACCGAGCCATCTTTAGTAAGCAAGCTGAATAACCGTGATTACATGGATTCTCGACAGAAAAATCGATCTATTGAGTCGGTTCTTGCTGAATTTAAGTTAGTAACATATTCAATAAACAGGTAA
- a CDS encoding secretin N-terminal domain-containing protein: MVSCILYAQDTSSYTDSIPSEDSAELSELGSAERRFSRWQWRDTELSSIMNHIAAAANVDIVVAPGVSEKLTLSVHDKTWQEVFLIVCRMADLTYEKMDNYLYVMDQGDFVQRQLRREQDRRNLESIKDLQIQIVELENTVAGDLEDAVGNLLSSRGQVSAVQNTNSLIIEDLPDRIPSIVEKIRHLDKELMQISIEVKIVEVASRVQSDLGVQWSFFNEAMGTGVEHLPGDEGVVAGPLGRASYGILNDDMFRIAMEYLFTETNSKMVAEPHITTLENSEASIFMGANVPVLQRDEAGNSVTQMIPAGTELMVRPTITQGNRINMNLNPLKRSYELTDQGPIITEQGANTHVSVRDGETIVIGGLTADENRESQGGIPLLKDIPIVGFLFRRSEKRVDNNDLVIFVTPHIVKSTYFEAQQEGYDEPQQVHIETGDFEIE, from the coding sequence TTGGTATCATGCATTCTCTATGCACAGGATACTTCTTCGTATACTGACAGCATTCCTTCTGAGGATAGTGCGGAGTTGTCCGAGCTTGGCTCTGCGGAAAGACGATTTAGTCGATGGCAGTGGCGTGATACGGAGCTCTCTTCGATTATGAATCATATTGCTGCAGCAGCGAATGTTGATATTGTTGTAGCGCCGGGAGTGAGTGAAAAACTTACCTTGAGTGTCCACGATAAGACCTGGCAAGAGGTATTTCTCATTGTCTGCAGGATGGCGGATTTGACTTATGAGAAAATGGATAATTATCTCTATGTAATGGATCAAGGAGATTTTGTTCAGCGTCAACTGCGTCGTGAACAGGATCGTCGCAACCTTGAAAGCATTAAGGATCTGCAGATTCAAATAGTAGAACTTGAGAATACTGTTGCAGGGGATTTGGAAGATGCTGTGGGGAATCTTCTTTCAAGTCGTGGGCAAGTATCTGCAGTGCAGAATACGAATTCCTTAATCATTGAAGATCTGCCAGACCGTATACCATCTATTGTGGAAAAGATACGCCATCTTGATAAGGAACTGATGCAAATTTCCATTGAAGTGAAGATTGTTGAAGTTGCTTCACGTGTACAAAGTGATCTCGGTGTGCAGTGGTCTTTTTTCAATGAGGCCATGGGTACAGGTGTTGAGCACCTTCCCGGTGATGAAGGCGTTGTTGCTGGACCATTAGGCCGGGCCTCCTATGGTATCTTGAATGATGATATGTTTCGTATTGCCATGGAATACCTTTTTACAGAAACAAACAGCAAAATGGTGGCGGAGCCTCATATCACGACGCTTGAAAACAGTGAAGCAAGTATTTTTATGGGGGCAAATGTTCCTGTTCTTCAGCGTGATGAGGCAGGTAACTCTGTTACTCAGATGATACCGGCGGGGACGGAGCTGATGGTGCGGCCCACAATTACTCAAGGCAACCGTATTAATATGAACCTGAACCCCTTGAAGCGTTCCTATGAACTCACTGACCAAGGTCCTATTATCACAGAGCAGGGAGCAAATACTCATGTTTCCGTACGTGATGGTGAAACGATTGTAATTGGTGGGCTTACGGCTGATGAAAATCGCGAGTCTCAAGGAGGGATTCCCTTGTTGAAAGACATTCCAATTGTTGGTTTTCTCTTCCGTCGTTCAGAAAAACGGGTTGATAATAATGATCTCGTTATTTTTGTTACGCCACATATTGTAAAATCAACGTACTTTGAAGCACAACAAGAGGGGTATGATGAACCTCAGCAGGTGCATATTGAGACCGGTGATTTTGAGATAGAGTAA
- a CDS encoding PilN domain-containing protein has translation MVEKIEINLIPNEYRVYRRAVKIPKDILISLLVSILLVGGAFLFYSLKVNERDTLEEDVAEISTKIAAEQHVERQIQDLKEKRQDALAMLNGLSSIPLDHGEWIYLMESYVREIPRNTWITTIEGEKIVPPLPDNAEEEEIEFANQYKMSVTGQTESFGEVGQYMARLKSVPGIDDVEVVEVNSAGDNEGFRFEFRHSFEKVSFESR, from the coding sequence ATGGTCGAAAAAATTGAAATTAATCTGATTCCCAATGAGTATCGTGTCTATCGACGGGCTGTAAAAATACCGAAGGATATTCTCATATCCCTTCTCGTGTCAATCCTCCTTGTGGGCGGTGCTTTTTTGTTTTATTCTCTTAAGGTAAATGAGCGTGATACTCTTGAAGAGGATGTTGCTGAGATCTCTACAAAAATAGCAGCAGAGCAACATGTGGAGCGACAAATTCAAGATCTTAAAGAAAAGCGTCAAGACGCATTGGCGATGCTCAACGGCTTGAGCAGTATTCCCCTTGATCATGGAGAGTGGATCTATTTGATGGAGTCATACGTGCGTGAAATACCGCGTAATACCTGGATTACGACAATAGAAGGCGAAAAGATTGTTCCTCCTCTTCCTGACAACGCAGAGGAAGAGGAGATAGAGTTTGCTAATCAGTATAAAATGTCTGTAACAGGGCAAACAGAGTCTTTTGGAGAAGTTGGACAGTACATGGCTCGTTTGAAAAGTGTTCCCGGTATTGATGATGTGGAAGTTGTTGAGGTGAATAGTGCTGGAGACAATGAGGGCTTCAGATTTGAGTTTCGACACAGCTTTGAAAAAGTATCCTTTGAAAGCCGATAA
- a CDS encoding flagellar brake protein, whose translation MKKAPKVSWGRLALLGGGIPSVLSANERFSFTRTPSAADFQIPGASPVTIAVFITILTLLLLSVLILAVRHERMKHKKMRTFAERNFLATAKKYSLDAGELSELRRLALRVSQSNYPAIFQSLEFFEEAVDQECQEVRKKWGLTPKAENATLLMHTIRTKLGNDHVAYEQPVVSTRNLERGQFISLSHPETDEVLLEQAVFSGGNELTFSVYYRAGTERKDLRQEKTVRIEFTRNGDGAYTAEVLVVKATPSEGHLVLEHTAKLSRNQLRKHVRMTVDIPVKCRVIRRADRESPPMVGKLMEETRAVDIGGGGMAFLSTQSLDPDDVISLIFTLNKRKFAIKAQVISVSEQEGKRQMNYKHRVCFSDIDEADVESIVKYIFQKQREQVQFLSGGKRG comes from the coding sequence ATGAAAAAGGCACCTAAGGTCTCATGGGGACGACTTGCTCTTTTGGGAGGCGGTATTCCTTCTGTTCTTTCTGCAAATGAACGGTTTTCATTTACCCGTACTCCCTCAGCTGCGGATTTTCAAATACCCGGTGCTTCTCCTGTGACAATCGCCGTGTTTATTACAATTCTTACACTGCTCTTGCTTTCTGTATTGATCCTTGCTGTTCGCCATGAGCGGATGAAACATAAAAAAATGCGAACCTTCGCTGAGAGGAATTTTCTTGCCACAGCAAAAAAATATTCCCTTGATGCTGGAGAATTATCAGAGCTTCGCAGGCTCGCTTTGCGGGTCTCTCAATCCAATTATCCTGCCATATTTCAATCCTTGGAGTTTTTTGAAGAGGCTGTCGATCAGGAATGCCAGGAAGTTCGGAAAAAATGGGGGCTTACGCCAAAGGCAGAAAATGCAACGCTCTTAATGCACACGATTCGTACAAAGCTTGGAAACGATCATGTCGCCTATGAACAGCCCGTTGTTTCTACGCGTAATTTAGAGCGTGGGCAGTTTATCTCTTTGTCCCATCCTGAAACCGATGAGGTGTTGCTAGAGCAAGCAGTGTTTAGCGGGGGGAATGAGTTGACCTTTTCGGTGTATTATCGGGCAGGGACGGAACGGAAGGATTTGCGCCAGGAAAAAACTGTACGGATTGAGTTTACCCGCAACGGTGACGGTGCATATACAGCAGAGGTTCTTGTGGTAAAGGCCACACCTTCTGAAGGGCATCTTGTCTTGGAGCATACGGCGAAGTTATCGCGCAATCAGTTGCGCAAGCATGTGCGTATGACTGTTGATATCCCGGTGAAATGTCGGGTGATACGGCGGGCAGATAGAGAAAGTCCTCCCATGGTCGGTAAGCTTATGGAAGAGACTCGCGCCGTGGATATTGGTGGTGGGGGAATGGCCTTTTTATCAACGCAAAGCTTAGATCCCGATGATGTTATTTCCTTGATATTCACCTTAAATAAGCGGAAGTTTGCCATAAAAGCACAGGTGATTTCGGTAAGTGAACAAGAGGGAAAACGACAGATGAACTACAAACATCGCGTTTGTTTTAGCGATATAGATGAGGCAGACGTTGAATCTATTGTTAAGTATATTTTTCAAAAACAGCGGGAACAAGTGCAGTTTTTAAGTGGTGGGAAGCGAGGGTAA
- a CDS encoding glucosyl-3-phosphoglycerate synthase, translated as MIYSAEDFSNLSQLSQEVRSSGESVSLVIPTLNEARTVGAILDTVLTDLVRNHSVVNEVLVVDGGSTDGTQEVAHERGVSVLDARYGIGGDHWKGGKGLALWRSQFYTRGDIILFIDADIHDFTSRFVAGLLGPFFTPEKPGFVKSFYRRPFLGANGTYQPTGGGRVTELLVRPFLSYFFPAATELIQPLSGEYGFRRSILETLPFYTGYGVETALVVRYIQKYGIERVAQVNMGERRHRNRDVHDLSKMSYAILQTCLELAEEDKAVSLEKLDFSGFRLFSGEEQILDSTLLQDMLPPAREIV; from the coding sequence ATGATTTATTCTGCAGAAGACTTTTCAAACCTCTCTCAATTATCCCAGGAAGTACGGTCCAGTGGTGAGTCCGTGTCGCTTGTTATACCAACTCTCAATGAAGCACGTACCGTGGGAGCTATTCTCGATACAGTATTGACAGATCTTGTAAGGAATCATTCAGTCGTGAACGAGGTGCTTGTTGTGGATGGTGGTTCTACTGATGGTACTCAGGAAGTTGCACATGAACGCGGGGTTTCAGTTCTCGATGCGCGTTATGGCATTGGGGGTGATCACTGGAAGGGAGGGAAAGGGCTCGCCCTTTGGCGATCGCAATTTTATACTCGCGGTGATATCATACTTTTTATTGATGCGGATATCCATGATTTTACATCTCGCTTTGTTGCGGGGCTCTTAGGTCCCTTTTTCACCCCAGAGAAGCCGGGGTTTGTGAAATCTTTCTACCGGCGGCCCTTCCTGGGAGCAAATGGAACATATCAGCCCACTGGCGGCGGGCGAGTGACGGAGTTATTGGTACGGCCATTTTTGTCGTATTTTTTTCCTGCGGCTACAGAACTTATTCAGCCGCTCTCAGGGGAGTATGGATTTCGACGATCAATCTTAGAAACTTTACCGTTTTATACTGGATATGGTGTGGAAACTGCTTTGGTTGTGCGATATATTCAAAAATATGGTATAGAACGAGTGGCCCAGGTAAACATGGGAGAACGACGACATCGCAATCGTGATGTACATGATTTAAGCAAAATGTCTTACGCGATCCTTCAGACATGTCTTGAACTTGCCGAAGAAGATAAGGCGGTATCCCTAGAAAAACTTGATTTTTCGGGGTTTCGTCTGTTTTCTGGAGAGGAGCAGATCCTCGATTCTACTTTGCTACAGGATATGCTTCCACCAGCGCGGGAGATAGTGTGA
- the pilM gene encoding type IV pilus assembly protein PilM, which translates to MAPLFNKSTNKRVGLDIGSHSLKLIEINKRGDEFYLTAVGAKSLPPDTIENGELKKVSEFIDAVKHLVDQCDPTIVDVVISLNGQGLLSDKFRFKVAPNENVNDMVLYEASQRSPFDSEDITTSYKILNHFPESDEVEILLVAAKNYIVQAYIDALYQAGLRPIVVDVDIYALNNCYALESVSEGALDTLCLLDVGNKKTRVAFIRDGLFHSSREINTATSYFVEGLQKQLRIPESDAQKLLRNRIPENVSEESFLSALDHLLEEFCSNFNMALSYLKKNESFDRLDKIVVAGGGAYIPKLIEYFGNYFDTEVVRSNPFHFLKYDDDLFGGNTPPAELESLISVSVGLATREIN; encoded by the coding sequence ATGGCACCATTATTTAATAAGTCTACAAACAAGCGCGTCGGTCTTGATATCGGCAGTCACTCCTTAAAACTTATTGAGATCAATAAGCGTGGAGATGAGTTTTATCTTACTGCCGTAGGTGCAAAAAGCCTGCCCCCCGATACAATTGAAAATGGGGAGCTGAAAAAGGTTTCTGAATTTATTGATGCGGTAAAACATCTCGTGGATCAATGCGATCCCACCATTGTTGACGTGGTTATTTCTTTAAATGGGCAGGGTCTTTTAAGTGACAAGTTCCGTTTTAAGGTTGCTCCCAATGAAAATGTAAATGACATGGTGCTGTATGAGGCGAGCCAGCGAAGCCCCTTTGATAGTGAGGATATTACCACATCGTATAAAATTCTGAACCATTTTCCTGAGTCAGATGAGGTGGAAATTCTGCTTGTTGCAGCCAAAAACTACATTGTGCAGGCCTATATCGACGCACTGTATCAAGCGGGTTTGCGCCCCATTGTAGTCGATGTTGATATTTATGCACTTAACAATTGTTATGCCTTAGAAAGTGTCTCAGAAGGAGCATTGGACACTCTTTGCCTCCTTGATGTGGGAAATAAAAAAACACGGGTTGCCTTTATTCGTGACGGGCTGTTTCACTCTTCACGTGAGATAAATACGGCAACATCGTACTTTGTAGAAGGGTTGCAAAAACAGTTGCGTATACCGGAATCTGATGCGCAAAAACTGTTGCGTAACCGCATTCCCGAAAATGTCTCTGAAGAGAGTTTTCTTTCTGCTCTTGACCATCTCCTAGAAGAATTTTGCTCAAATTTTAATATGGCCTTGTCATATCTAAAGAAAAACGAATCCTTTGATCGTCTTGATAAAATTGTTGTGGCAGGAGGAGGTGCCTATATTCCGAAATTGATTGAGTATTTCGGGAATTATTTTGACACGGAGGTTGTTCGTTCCAACCCCTTTCATTTTCTGAAATATGATGACGATCTTTTTGGTGGAAACACGCCGCCGGCTGAATTGGAGTCTCTCATATCTGTCTCGGTTGGCTTGGCTACAAGGGAGATAAATTAG